The Paenibacillus sp. JQZ6Y-1 DNA window GTTCGTTTATGGATCTGCTGCAAATTGAACGATTGAACAAAGCCGCTCTGTACTTGATACATTCGGATATGCCAATTCCATCCATTGCCGAGGAAGTTGGATATTCCAGCGCTTCCTTTTTCCATAAAAAGTTTAAGGAGATGTTCACGTCCACACCTAGTCATTATCGTGAGCAAGCGCGGATGTAAGCTGGTTGTATGTACTGCTGCATCGTGTAGAGATAGATGCTAGATTGCATAGATATTGCAGATCCATGTAGGTCATACAAGCTTAAAGCACATCAAAAAAAGCCGATTCCGCGTCATACAGACGTAGAATCGGCTTTTGGTGCGGTAATGATAGTGTGCATGTATAATGGGGTGCAGTACAGATCTACATCAACCATCTGTACCAAATATATCCGTATACCAGCACATTCCACACCAGCAATGCAGGAATCCCTATGACAAAGGAAGGATGCTTGGTTTTATGGCGGCGTGTGTACATGGCGAACCAAGCACCAGCGGCTCCGCCGATAGCAGCCAGTGTAAACAGCGTTTTCTCTGGAATGCGTTCACGGGTACGGCGGCGAGCAGCACGGCTTTTATCTACTGCCATCACGATATAGGCAATCAGATTGATCACTAGCAGCCATCCCCAGAAAATTTGCTCAATCATCATATAGCTCCTTAGTGTTTCGGCATGTTCATCGTTCGTTCTTGGCAGCTTTGGCATCTCTTATCGCGCAATGCTTCTCTCTATCATCTTGAAAATATATATCTAGCGATACGATGTAGAAATGTGTACAGATGCTACGATTGGCTGCCATACCGCAAACGAACTATGAACAGTATACCCGCTCCGAGAAAACAGAACAAACACCGATTCACCACGTCACCGCAACTAAACGTTATTCCGCTTGAAACGAGAACAATGTGCTTTGGAAGTCACCATATTGCTCCTGAATCGCAATCCCGTGATACATCAGCTCGTCGCCATAATATAATTCTTCCGCTACTCCATTTATACTCATCCGATAACGACGCTCAGGGTCCAAGCCAGTCAGCTTCAGACGGCGCAGCGGCGGATTCGGTACGCTCAATACTTGGAAAGAACCAGCAAAGGCTTCGCTGCGATCCTCCGATACGAACATCCACGCCGTATGGTTGCCGTCAAACGGACTCAACAGTCGGTAAAAGTCGCCGAATTGAATCAGCTCACGCAGCTGCTTGTACTGCGACACCTGCTCACGCACCTCCTGCTTCTCCTCGTCCGTCAGCTTGGTCAGATCCAGCTCATAACCAAAGTTGCCCGACATCGCCACATGCCCGCGCGTCGCAAACGACGTAATCCGTCCCACCTGATGATTCGGCACTGCCGATACGTGGGAACCCATCGCACTGGCAGGATATACCACGCTAGTACCGTACTGAATTTTCAAACGTTCTACAGCGTCGGTATCATCGCTCGTCCACGTTTGCGGCATATAATGCAGCATCCCCGGATCAAAGCGACCGCCACCGCCGGAGCAGCTTTCAAACAATACATGTGGAAACGCCGAGGTGATGCGTTCTAATACATCGTACAGTCCGAGCATATAACGATGCGCCGTCTCCCGCTGACGTTCTGCTGGCAATAGCGCCGATCCGATCTCCGACATATTGCGGTTCATATCCCATTTTACATACGTAATTGGTGCGGAAGACAGTACGCTGCTGATCGAATCTACAATATAATCGCATACATCGCGGCGTGACAGATCAAGGATCAGCTGCTCACGTCCCATGGTACGGCTACGCTCTGGCACATGCAGACACCAATCTGGATGCGCACGATACAGATCGCTGTCTGGCGATACCATTTCCGGCTCAAACCACAATCCAAACTGCATACCAGTATCCACAATATCCTGCGCCAGCTGACCCAAGCCTTCTGGCAGCTTGCGACGATCCTCTACCCAGTCGCCGAGCGATGAACGATCATTATCCCGATGACCAAACCAGCCATCATCCAGTACAAATAGCTCAATACCCAGCTCTTTGCCCGCTGCGGCAATCTGCTTGATCTTCGGTGCATCAAATTCAAAATACGTCGCTTCCCAGTTGTTGATCAGAATTGGACGTACCTTGTCCCGATGCTCGCCACGGCTGAGACGGGTACGATACAGTCGGTGATATGTGCGCGACATACCACCCAGTCCCGTATCCGAATGCACCAGCACCGCTTCCGGCGTCTGGAACGTACTGCCCTGCTCCAGTTTCCAGTTAAAATCAAATGGCGACATGCCAATCTGCATCCGCGTCGTACCAAATTGCTCTACTTCCGCCTGTGCAATAAAA harbors:
- a CDS encoding DUF1294 domain-containing protein gives rise to the protein MIEQIFWGWLLVINLIAYIVMAVDKSRAARRRTRERIPEKTLFTLAAIGGAAGAWFAMYTRRHKTKHPSFVIGIPALLVWNVLVYGYIWYRWLM
- a CDS encoding alpha-galactosidase, whose amino-acid sequence is MPILYNEQQQTFHLQTNTTSYVIQLIHNLHPAHLYWGPRLRQSSIGSLLHRIERCSFSPNYHSEDRTFSFDTLPQEFPGYGRGDYREPAFEIALENGSTVSDLHYAGHRIFAGKPRLDGLPATYVEQESEADTLELTLKDELTGLEAVLSYTVFHELNAITRSARIVNHGKQTVSVERALSGSVDFGNADFELLHLSGAWVRERHMHYRKLAPGLQRVESKRGSSSHQHNPFIALLEKGANELHGNVYGMSLVYSGNFIAQAEVEQFGTTRMQIGMSPFDFNWKLEQGSTFQTPEAVLVHSDTGLGGMSRTYHRLYRTRLSRGEHRDKVRPILINNWEATYFEFDAPKIKQIAAAGKELGIELFVLDDGWFGHRDNDRSSLGDWVEDRRKLPEGLGQLAQDIVDTGMQFGLWFEPEMVSPDSDLYRAHPDWCLHVPERSRTMGREQLILDLSRRDVCDYIVDSISSVLSSAPITYVKWDMNRNMSEIGSALLPAERQRETAHRYMLGLYDVLERITSAFPHVLFESCSGGGGRFDPGMLHYMPQTWTSDDTDAVERLKIQYGTSVVYPASAMGSHVSAVPNHQVGRITSFATRGHVAMSGNFGYELDLTKLTDEEKQEVREQVSQYKQLRELIQFGDFYRLLSPFDGNHTAWMFVSEDRSEAFAGSFQVLSVPNPPLRRLKLTGLDPERRYRMSINGVAEELYYGDELMYHGIAIQEQYGDFQSTLFSFQAE